From Streptomyces sp. NBC_00775, one genomic window encodes:
- a CDS encoding cold-shock protein, with protein sequence MATGTVKWFNAEKGFGFIEQDGGGADVFAHYSNIATQGFRELQEGQKVTFDVTQGQKGPQAENIVPA encoded by the coding sequence ATGGCTACTGGCACCGTGAAGTGGTTCAACGCGGAAAAGGGCTTCGGCTTCATCGAGCAGGACGGCGGCGGCGCCGACGTCTTCGCTCACTACTCGAACATCGCCACCCAGGGCTTCCGTGAGCTCCAGGAAGGCCAGAAGGTGACGTTCGACGTCACGCAGGGTCAGAAGGGCCCGCAGGCGGAGAACATCGTCCCCGCCTAG